A window of Mucilaginibacter paludis DSM 18603 contains these coding sequences:
- a CDS encoding MFS transporter, producing the protein MQKKDTSRNVIFLVIVAALGYFVDIYDLVLFSVVRIKSFHDIGVSADDMLGKGQFVINMQMAGLLVGGIIWGILGDKFGRIKVLFGSILLYSLANFANGFATDVNTYAIIRLIAGIGLAGELGAGITLVSETMSKENRGYGTMIVAGVGLFGAVAAATVAKNFAWQTSYFVGGGLGILLLLLRVGTFESGMFKVVEKSGVTKGDMRMLFTSRKRFWKYLCCILIGMPLWYVVGILVTLSPEFGKELGAVQPLSAGTGIMYTYIGIAIGDILAGLLAQITRSRKLTMLVFLLVSVVSMASYLSAKNITPAQFIGLSLFMGISVGYWATFVTIASEQFGTNIRSTVTTTVPNFVRGALIPITFAFNAIVSYFVSQEKAKGITQSTALIHSGYVMMALLTIIALFALSQLKESFGKDLDYVEQ; encoded by the coding sequence ATGCAGAAAAAGGATACTTCAAGAAACGTAATCTTCCTGGTTATTGTGGCCGCGCTCGGTTATTTTGTTGACATATACGATCTTGTACTATTCTCGGTAGTGCGTATTAAAAGCTTTCATGATATTGGCGTTAGCGCCGACGATATGCTTGGCAAAGGGCAGTTTGTGATTAATATGCAAATGGCCGGTTTACTGGTAGGCGGTATTATATGGGGTATACTTGGTGATAAATTTGGCCGCATTAAGGTGCTTTTCGGCTCCATATTGTTATACTCACTGGCCAATTTTGCCAATGGCTTTGCCACTGATGTTAACACCTACGCTATTATCCGTTTAATTGCAGGCATAGGGCTTGCCGGCGAATTAGGCGCTGGCATTACCCTGGTTAGCGAAACCATGAGTAAAGAGAACAGGGGGTATGGAACCATGATTGTTGCCGGTGTAGGCTTATTTGGTGCCGTAGCCGCTGCTACAGTGGCTAAAAACTTTGCCTGGCAAACATCCTATTTTGTTGGCGGCGGCTTAGGGATACTGCTCTTGTTGCTGCGGGTAGGAACATTTGAGTCGGGCATGTTTAAGGTGGTTGAAAAAAGTGGTGTAACTAAAGGCGATATGCGGATGCTGTTTACCAGCAGAAAGCGATTTTGGAAATACCTTTGCTGCATATTAATAGGCATGCCTTTATGGTACGTGGTAGGCATATTGGTTACCTTGTCGCCCGAGTTTGGCAAAGAGCTTGGTGCTGTACAGCCATTGAGCGCGGGTACCGGCATTATGTATACTTACATCGGGATTGCCATAGGGGATATTCTGGCCGGGCTGTTAGCCCAGATTACCCGGTCCAGAAAATTGACCATGTTAGTTTTTTTATTGGTGTCGGTTGTAAGCATGGCAAGCTATTTAAGCGCAAAAAATATTACGCCTGCGCAATTTATAGGCTTGAGCTTGTTTATGGGTATTTCAGTTGGCTATTGGGCAACATTTGTTACCATAGCGTCCGAGCAGTTTGGCACTAACATTCGTTCTACTGTAACCACTACGGTGCCTAATTTTGTGCGTGGCGCCTTAATTCCCATTACGTTTGCATTTAATGCCATTGTGAGCTATTTCGTATCCCAGGAAAAGGCCAAAGGCATCACCCAGTCTACAGCGTTAATCCATAGCGGATATGTGATGATGGCCCTACTTACCATTATAGCGTTGTTTGCCTTGAGCCAGTTAAAAGAAAGCTTCGGCAAGGACCTTGACTACGTTGAACAATGA
- the gyrA gene encoding DNA gyrase subunit A yields MAEDTENGDNGSQDRIIPINIEEEMRSAYIDYSMSVIVSRALPDVRDGLKPVHRRVLYGMLNLGLNSNKPYKKSARIVGEVLGKYHPHGDSSVYGTMVRMAQEWSLRYPLVDGQGNYGSIDGDNPAAMRYTEARLLKIAEEMLADINKDTIDYQLNFDDTEQEPTVLPAKFPNLLVNGASGIAVGMATNMAPHNLTEVINATMAYIDDRNIEITELMKFVKGPDFPTGGIIYGFEGAREASETGRGRIILRARAEIEVYNNDRERIIVTEIPYQINKSIMIERTAELVNEKKLEGISAMRDESNREGIRVVYEIKRDANAAIVLNNLFKYTSLQTSFSVNNIALVHGRPMLLNLKDLIHHFVEHRHEVIVRRTKFELAEAEKRAHILEGLLIALDHLDEVIQLIRSSNTPDEARDGLMTRFNLSDIQARAILDMTLRRLTGLERDKIKAEYNELMKLIDYLKSILADEGLRMEIIKNELIEIKEKYGDERRTQIVHSSAEMQTEDFIEDENVVITISHEGYIKRTPLTEYRTQARGGKGSIGSNSRDADFIEHLLIASNHNYMLFFTESGQCFWLRVFEIPEGTRTSKGRAIQNIINIPKEENIKAYIKLTSLKDRDYLENNFIIMCTRKGVIKKTSLEAYSRPRANGINAININEGDTLLQATLTTGSSEIVMALKSGRAIRFNESTVRPMGRTATGVRGITLAGENDEVVGMIAIDDAETTVLVVSEKGYGKRTDIEDYRVTNRGGKGVKTINVTEKTGQLVAIKGVTDEHDLMIINRSGIIIRISMNQLRTMGRATQGVRLISLKENDSIASVAQVEREEEVAEEISEIIAETEALADDENKTSVIVDDVVPEHDNVEDHTIDPEELDTDDDDTEEEPEK; encoded by the coding sequence ATGGCTGAAGATACAGAGAATGGCGACAACGGGTCGCAAGACAGAATTATCCCAATCAATATTGAAGAAGAAATGCGATCGGCATACATCGATTATTCGATGTCTGTTATCGTATCCAGGGCGTTACCTGATGTACGCGATGGGTTAAAACCAGTACACAGGCGTGTGCTTTACGGCATGTTGAATCTGGGCCTAAATTCCAACAAACCTTATAAAAAATCTGCCCGTATTGTAGGAGAGGTGCTGGGTAAATATCACCCGCACGGCGATTCATCCGTTTACGGCACTATGGTACGTATGGCGCAGGAATGGAGCCTGCGGTATCCCTTGGTTGACGGGCAGGGTAACTACGGCTCGATAGATGGTGATAATCCTGCGGCCATGCGTTATACCGAGGCAAGATTACTGAAAATTGCTGAAGAGATGCTGGCCGATATCAATAAAGATACCATCGACTATCAGCTCAATTTCGACGATACGGAACAGGAGCCAACCGTATTACCTGCCAAATTCCCTAACCTGCTGGTTAACGGAGCATCGGGTATCGCGGTAGGTATGGCCACCAATATGGCACCGCATAACCTCACCGAGGTCATCAACGCCACCATGGCCTATATCGATGATCGAAACATCGAGATCACCGAGCTGATGAAGTTTGTAAAAGGTCCGGATTTTCCTACAGGTGGTATCATCTACGGTTTTGAAGGCGCCCGCGAAGCATCCGAAACCGGTCGTGGCCGGATTATTTTACGTGCCCGTGCAGAGATCGAAGTTTATAACAACGACCGCGAACGCATTATCGTGACCGAGATCCCTTACCAGATCAATAAATCGATCATGATCGAGCGTACTGCCGAGCTGGTTAACGAAAAGAAACTGGAAGGTATATCGGCTATGCGCGATGAATCAAATCGTGAGGGGATCAGGGTTGTTTATGAGATTAAACGTGACGCCAACGCCGCTATTGTATTAAATAACTTATTTAAATATACATCCTTACAAACTTCGTTCAGTGTAAATAACATCGCCCTGGTACACGGTCGCCCCATGTTATTGAACCTGAAGGACCTGATTCATCATTTTGTTGAACACCGCCATGAGGTAATCGTACGCCGTACTAAATTTGAATTGGCCGAGGCTGAAAAACGCGCACACATTCTGGAAGGTTTACTGATTGCTTTAGATCATTTGGACGAAGTGATCCAACTGATCAGAAGTTCAAATACACCTGATGAAGCGCGCGATGGTTTGATGACGCGCTTTAACTTAAGCGATATCCAGGCCCGGGCTATCCTGGACATGACACTTCGCCGTTTAACCGGACTGGAGCGCGATAAGATCAAAGCTGAGTACAACGAGCTGATGAAGCTGATAGATTACTTGAAATCGATTTTGGCCGACGAAGGTTTGCGCATGGAGATCATCAAGAATGAGCTGATAGAGATCAAAGAAAAATACGGTGATGAACGCCGCACGCAGATCGTACATTCATCGGCAGAAATGCAGACCGAAGATTTTATTGAGGATGAAAATGTGGTGATCACCATTTCGCACGAGGGGTATATTAAACGTACACCATTGACGGAATACCGCACCCAGGCCAGAGGGGGTAAAGGATCAATAGGCAGCAACAGCCGTGATGCTGATTTTATCGAGCACTTGCTGATTGCCTCCAATCACAACTACATGTTATTCTTCACCGAATCCGGACAATGTTTCTGGCTGCGCGTATTTGAAATCCCCGAAGGCACACGTACTTCTAAGGGCCGCGCCATCCAGAACATTATCAATATACCGAAAGAAGAAAACATTAAGGCGTATATCAAGTTGACCAGCCTGAAGGATAGAGATTATTTAGAGAATAACTTTATCATCATGTGTACGCGCAAAGGTGTGATCAAGAAAACATCCCTCGAAGCTTATTCCCGTCCGCGTGCCAACGGTATCAACGCCATTAATATTAATGAAGGCGATACCTTGCTACAGGCTACTTTAACTACCGGAAGCAGCGAAATTGTAATGGCGCTGAAATCGGGGAGGGCCATACGCTTTAACGAGTCGACAGTGAGGCCTATGGGCCGTACGGCAACCGGCGTGCGTGGTATTACCTTAGCCGGAGAAAACGACGAGGTTGTAGGTATGATAGCGATTGACGATGCCGAAACTACGGTGTTAGTAGTTTCTGAAAAAGGATACGGTAAGCGTACCGACATTGAAGACTACCGCGTAACCAACCGTGGAGGTAAAGGCGTTAAAACAATCAACGTAACCGAAAAAACAGGGCAATTAGTAGCGATAAAAGGCGTTACTGATGAACATGACCTGATGATCATCAACAGATCTGGCATCATCATCCGTATATCCATGAATCAGTTAAGAACCATGGGACGCGCTACGCAAGGTGTTAGATTGATATCGCTGAAAGAAAACGACAGCATCGCATCCGTTGCCCAGGTTGAGCGCGAAGAAGAAGTTGCAGAGGAAATTTCAGAAATCATAGCCGAGACAGAAGCGCTGGCCGATGATGAAAACAAAACCAGTGTAATTGTTGATGACGTTGTTCCAGAACACGATAACGTTGAAGATCATACCATCGATCCAGAGGAATTGGATACAGACGACGATGATACTGAAGAAGAACCAGAAAAATAA
- a CDS encoding ABC transporter ATP-binding protein, translating to MIQIKDLNFGYTKKALLFKNLNLSLSKGHIYGLLGKNGAGKSTLLHNITGLSYPQSGLCTVNGLNSADRLVDFLADMYFIPEEIYVPSVTAARFVKNTGSFYPRFNEQQFYTYLNEFDVPRESILDKLSFGQQKKVMIAFGLATNTSLLVMDEPTNGLDIPSKVQFRKIIASVLTEERCIIISTHQVRDLDSLIDTLVVLHNREIVVNQELDAISEKIYFTTLDNNDTRPALYQEESMRGKNAMVANNENLYSKVDMELLFNAIINGNQQTIDLLKIN from the coding sequence ATGATACAAATTAAGGATCTCAATTTTGGGTACACTAAAAAAGCTTTGCTGTTTAAAAATTTAAATCTCAGTCTATCTAAAGGACACATTTATGGCTTGTTAGGTAAAAACGGTGCTGGTAAATCAACCTTACTGCATAACATTACCGGCCTAAGCTACCCTCAAAGCGGCTTGTGTACGGTAAATGGATTGAACAGTGCCGATAGGTTAGTTGATTTTTTAGCGGATATGTATTTTATCCCCGAAGAAATATATGTACCATCGGTTACCGCAGCAAGGTTTGTTAAAAATACAGGAAGCTTTTACCCCCGGTTTAACGAGCAGCAGTTTTACACCTATTTGAACGAGTTTGATGTGCCGCGTGAATCCATATTGGATAAACTTTCTTTCGGTCAGCAAAAAAAAGTAATGATTGCTTTCGGTTTAGCCACCAACACCAGCTTATTAGTAATGGATGAGCCAACTAACGGATTGGATATACCATCCAAAGTACAATTTAGAAAAATTATAGCCTCGGTTTTAACGGAGGAGCGCTGTATAATCATATCCACCCACCAGGTTAGGGATCTGGATAGTTTGATCGACACCTTAGTTGTACTGCATAACCGGGAAATTGTGGTAAACCAGGAGCTGGATGCCATATCCGAGAAGATATATTTTACCACGCTGGATAATAATGATACCCGCCCGGCTTTATACCAGGAGGAAAGCATGCGCGGAAAAAACGCCATGGTAGCCAATAACGAAAACCTGTACAGTAAAGTGGATATGGAGCTTTTGTTTAATGCCATTATTAATGGAAACCAACAGACTATTGATCTTTTAAAAATAAATTAA
- the rpmA gene encoding 50S ribosomal protein L27 gives MAHKKGAGSSRNGRESHSKRLGIKIFGGQPAIAGNIIVRQRGTRHNPDKNVGIGKDHTLFALVAGEVVFKKKADNRSYVSVIPFQTAPVAEDAAPAPVAAQAAQEVEAPVAKAPKAAKAPKEEAAAADSTEEEVVA, from the coding sequence ATGGCACACAAAAAAGGAGCCGGTAGTTCCAGGAACGGTCGCGAGTCACATAGCAAGCGTTTAGGTATTAAAATTTTTGGCGGTCAGCCAGCAATTGCCGGTAATATCATTGTTCGTCAACGTGGTACCAGGCACAATCCTGATAAAAACGTAGGCATCGGTAAAGATCATACATTATTTGCTTTAGTAGCTGGTGAAGTAGTTTTCAAAAAGAAAGCTGATAACCGTTCATACGTATCAGTTATTCCTTTTCAAACTGCTCCTGTAGCAGAAGATGCCGCTCCGGCACCTGTTGCAGCGCAAGCAGCTCAAGAAGTTGAAGCTCCTGTAGCTAAAGCCCCTAAGGCAGCAAAAGCTCCGAAAGAAGAAGCTGCTGCTGCAGATTCAACTGAAGAAGAAGTTGTTGCTTAA
- a CDS encoding GntR family transcriptional regulator: MEFRNNEAIYLQIAAYVSEKILRGAWSPGEKIPSVRDLSVELQVNPNTVMRTYEFLQSQEVILNKRGIGFFVQPDGVKKVKAYRKERFLQQDLPEFFRNIYLLDISLEDLQARYEKFKSENFKPE, encoded by the coding sequence ATGGAGTTTAGAAATAACGAAGCCATATACCTGCAAATTGCAGCATACGTGAGCGAAAAAATATTACGGGGCGCTTGGAGTCCCGGCGAAAAGATACCTTCGGTACGCGATCTTTCGGTAGAGTTACAGGTTAACCCGAATACCGTGATGCGCACCTATGAGTTTTTGCAAAGCCAGGAGGTAATATTGAATAAACGCGGTATCGGCTTTTTTGTACAGCCCGATGGTGTTAAAAAAGTAAAAGCTTACCGCAAAGAACGCTTTTTACAACAGGACCTGCCCGAATTTTTCAGAAACATCTACTTATTGGATATATCACTTGAAGATTTGCAGGCCCGATATGAGAAATTTAAATCAGAAAACTTTAAACCGGAATAA
- a CDS encoding tetratricopeptide repeat protein, protein MKDVINNLAFYHTKNDLKYLGDAKKSVDNSFKTHADSIDLDKNVYKAVVYSSILYIDSLNKLNQPDTLLLQTTKLVNRLLTKRKIFRFNIEMNYAKGCLANVYQRKAFDIYSKNNYRLAINNFMLAKQYAPAAHELNVYLANIYYKLGNYRTAIMYYDTVLQAKMPKLEHIQTAANIYRMLGDTSKSLQTIQQGLEIYPKDKYLLFEEANIYNNKKEYPLLKPLLNDLLDVEPNNPEVVFMAANCYDHLNELDKAEIGYQKAIEINNADYNPIFNLGLLYLKKAVSSNKPEEYQANIGQSKSWLEKANEMAPNNESCLRALQMLYSQSGNQNMLQKVNNKLNQFNQLNQQ, encoded by the coding sequence ATGAAGGATGTTATTAATAACCTTGCTTTCTATCATACCAAAAATGATCTGAAATACTTGGGTGATGCTAAAAAATCGGTTGATAATTCCTTCAAAACCCACGCCGACTCGATTGACCTGGATAAAAATGTATATAAGGCTGTAGTTTACTCGAGTATCTTGTACATCGACTCGTTAAATAAACTTAACCAACCAGATACCCTTCTGTTGCAAACTACCAAATTGGTAAACCGTTTATTAACCAAGCGTAAGATATTCAGGTTTAACATTGAGATGAATTATGCCAAAGGGTGTTTAGCCAATGTATATCAGCGCAAAGCTTTTGACATTTATTCGAAAAACAATTACAGACTGGCTATTAATAATTTTATGCTTGCCAAGCAGTATGCACCCGCAGCGCACGAACTCAATGTTTATCTGGCCAATATTTATTATAAGCTGGGTAATTACAGAACTGCTATCATGTACTATGATACAGTATTACAAGCTAAAATGCCCAAATTAGAGCATATTCAAACCGCTGCCAATATCTACAGAATGCTTGGGGATACGTCAAAGTCGTTACAAACCATCCAACAGGGCTTAGAGATTTATCCAAAAGATAAATATTTACTTTTTGAAGAAGCTAATATCTATAACAACAAAAAGGAATATCCGCTGTTAAAACCTTTGTTGAATGACCTATTGGATGTTGAACCCAATAATCCTGAAGTTGTATTTATGGCTGCAAATTGCTATGATCATTTAAATGAGTTAGACAAGGCAGAAATCGGTTACCAAAAAGCTATAGAAATTAACAATGCTGATTATAACCCGATATTTAACCTGGGTTTACTTTACCTTAAAAAAGCGGTATCAAGTAACAAGCCCGAAGAATACCAGGCTAATATAGGCCAATCAAAGAGCTGGTTAGAAAAGGCAAACGAAATGGCTCCGAACAATGAGTCGTGCTTAAGAGCTTTACAAATGTTATATTCGCAGTCGGGCAACCAAAATATGTTGCAAAAAGTAAATAACAAGTTAAACCAATTTAATCAATTAAACCAACAATAA
- the rplU gene encoding 50S ribosomal protein L21, with amino-acid sequence MYAIVSIAGQQFKVAKDQHLFVHRLQGDEGASIEFDNVLLAENEGSFKLGADLKSAKVTAKIVSHLKGDKVIIFKKKRRKGYKKKNGHRQQFTKIEITGISL; translated from the coding sequence AGCAATTTAAAGTTGCAAAAGACCAGCACCTCTTTGTACACCGCTTACAGGGAGATGAAGGCGCTAGTATTGAATTTGACAATGTATTGTTAGCAGAAAACGAAGGTAGTTTCAAATTGGGAGCCGATTTGAAAAGCGCTAAAGTAACAGCTAAAATCGTGTCTCATTTAAAGGGTGATAAAGTGATCATTTTCAAAAAGAAAAGAAGAAAAGGTTACAAAAAGAAAAATGGTCACCGCCAGCAATTCACTAAAATAGAGATCACTGGTATTTCGTTATAA
- a CDS encoding peroxiredoxin, protein MSLRLGDTAPNFKAKTSQGEIDFYDYLGDSWGVLFSHPGDYTPVCTTELGRTAALSDEFTKRNVKVLALSVDSVEAHHGWINDINETQHVEVNFPIIADEDRKISEAYDMIHPNASVNATVRSLFIIAPDKTVKLIITYPASTGRNFQEILRVIDSLQLTANYSVATPVDWKEGEDVVVVPAIKTEDIPARFPKGFTEIKPYLRTTPQPNK, encoded by the coding sequence ATGAGTTTAAGATTAGGCGATACCGCACCAAATTTCAAAGCAAAAACCTCGCAGGGCGAGATTGATTTTTACGATTACTTAGGCGACAGCTGGGGCGTATTATTTTCGCATCCGGGCGATTATACGCCGGTTTGCACTACGGAGTTGGGCAGAACAGCTGCTTTGTCTGATGAATTTACCAAGCGTAATGTAAAAGTATTAGCTTTAAGTGTTGATTCTGTTGAGGCGCACCACGGCTGGATCAATGATATTAATGAAACCCAGCACGTAGAAGTAAACTTCCCGATTATTGCCGACGAGGACCGTAAAATATCAGAAGCCTATGATATGATCCATCCTAACGCTTCAGTTAATGCCACTGTACGTTCGCTGTTTATTATTGCGCCTGATAAAACTGTTAAATTGATCATAACTTACCCTGCTTCAACAGGTAGAAACTTCCAGGAAATATTACGCGTGATAGACTCATTACAACTCACCGCAAATTACAGCGTTGCTACGCCCGTAGATTGGAAAGAAGGCGAAGATGTGGTTGTTGTACCCGCCATCAAGACAGAAGATATTCCGGCCAGGTTCCCCAAAGGCTTTACAGAGATAAAACCATACCTCAGAACTACACCTCAACCAAATAAATAA
- the hemF gene encoding oxygen-dependent coproporphyrinogen oxidase encodes MITKEEIARQYQQIQDEICAGLEGLDGKAVFIEERWERDGGGGGRSRVIQNGNILEKGGVNFSAVEGLLPDTIKNALKVDQHDFFATGVSIVIHPNHPMVPIIHMNIRYFEMPSTDKDKPPVRWFGGGIDLTPHYVIEDDVRFFHGVLKSVCDQYGADFYNRFKKWADDYFYIKHRNETRGVGGIFYDRITATDNLSWDDIFEFSKALGRSFLPVYTELVNRNRNKEYTEAHQEWQYQRRSRYAEFNLVYDAGTKFGLETNGRIESILMSLPPQARWIYNYQPQPGSEEEHTLSLLKKGINWV; translated from the coding sequence ATGATCACCAAAGAAGAAATTGCACGCCAGTATCAGCAAATCCAGGACGAAATATGTGCTGGTTTAGAAGGGTTAGATGGGAAAGCTGTTTTTATTGAAGAACGATGGGAGCGGGATGGAGGCGGAGGAGGGCGAAGTCGCGTTATACAAAACGGCAACATCCTTGAAAAGGGTGGTGTAAATTTTTCGGCTGTAGAAGGATTACTTCCGGATACCATCAAAAATGCACTTAAAGTTGATCAGCACGATTTTTTTGCCACCGGGGTATCTATCGTAATCCATCCCAACCATCCAATGGTACCTATCATCCACATGAATATCCGGTACTTTGAAATGCCATCTACCGATAAAGATAAACCGCCGGTTCGCTGGTTTGGGGGTGGGATTGACCTGACTCCGCATTATGTAATAGAAGATGACGTGCGTTTTTTTCACGGTGTATTGAAATCTGTTTGCGACCAGTATGGCGCAGATTTTTATAACCGTTTTAAAAAATGGGCCGACGACTATTTTTATATCAAACACCGGAACGAAACACGGGGTGTAGGGGGGATATTTTACGACCGGATAACAGCCACGGATAATTTATCGTGGGACGATATTTTTGAATTCTCGAAAGCTTTAGGCCGGTCATTTTTACCTGTTTATACCGAACTGGTCAACCGTAACAGGAATAAGGAATACACCGAAGCACACCAGGAATGGCAGTATCAACGCCGAAGCCGCTATGCCGAGTTTAATTTGGTTTACGATGCAGGCACCAAGTTCGGACTGGAAACCAATGGGCGCATTGAGTCCATTTTAATGAGCTTACCGCCCCAGGCAAGGTGGATATACAACTATCAACCTCAGCCCGGTTCAGAAGAGGAACATACACTCAGCCTTTTAAAAAAAGGAATCAACTGGGTATAA
- a CDS encoding cold-shock protein, with protein MKTGKVKWFNTQKGYGFIVTDDGKDLFVHFKDVQGGVNAIKDNDNVEYEVEEGRKGLQAVNVKKI; from the coding sequence ATGAAAACTGGAAAAGTAAAATGGTTTAACACTCAAAAAGGTTATGGTTTTATCGTTACCGATGATGGTAAGGATCTATTTGTACATTTTAAGGATGTGCAAGGCGGTGTGAATGCAATTAAAGATAATGATAATGTAGAGTACGAAGTTGAAGAAGGCCGCAAAGGATTGCAAGCAGTAAACGTAAAAAAGATATAA
- a CDS encoding glycoside hydrolase family 15 protein: MAKHTYQTGIIGNCAFLAHVNKNTNIDWLCWPRFDSTFIFGGLLDKQKGGEFSILPEGDFTSNQYYLENTNVLITEITDTHGGKYKITDYAPRFREHDRYYKPLMLIRQIDPLEGSPRIRVKCEPVSEYGATKLTVNRGSNHIQFLGGEEKIRLTTNIPVSYVFDEQFFVLNETRYLVLTYGEPLEAPLISTATRFLRETIQYWRIWIKHSTIATFYQPFVIRSALALKIHQFEDTGAIIAASTTSLPESPGSGRNWDYRYCWLRDTYYVITALNHIGHFEEMERYFGYVTDISFSEDFRYQPLYSITGQKNIEEFVLDHLDGYLGNKPVRVGNQASEHIQNDIYGQVSISILPLYTDHRFVYSERKDSARWIEYLLFKIEKTIDEKDAGIWEFRNFANIHCYSNLFQWAGASAAEKMAKTIGNQALEDKAIALKARAAEHIESCYDPERKVYTNSVGSKNLDASTLQLIMMNYLDPTSQKAKDHLIALESELKASNGLFYRYLYADDFGKPKTTFLICAFWYVEALAAVGRIDDAVREFENLLKFSNHLLLFSEDVDENDGSQWGNFPQAYSHVGLMNAAYRIAMKLDRPIFM; this comes from the coding sequence ATGGCAAAACATACCTACCAAACCGGCATTATTGGCAATTGCGCCTTTTTAGCTCACGTAAATAAAAATACCAATATCGACTGGCTTTGCTGGCCCCGTTTTGATAGCACCTTTATATTTGGAGGCTTACTGGATAAGCAAAAAGGCGGCGAGTTTTCCATCCTGCCCGAAGGGGACTTCACATCAAACCAATATTATCTTGAAAATACAAATGTATTGATTACCGAGATTACGGATACGCATGGTGGTAAATATAAAATTACAGACTACGCCCCCCGATTTCGCGAACACGACAGGTATTATAAGCCCCTGATGCTGATCAGGCAGATTGACCCTTTGGAGGGCTCGCCGCGCATACGCGTAAAGTGCGAGCCAGTGTCTGAATATGGCGCAACCAAACTTACCGTAAACCGCGGGAGTAACCATATCCAATTTTTAGGTGGCGAAGAAAAGATCCGCTTAACTACCAATATTCCGGTGAGCTATGTTTTTGATGAACAATTTTTCGTATTGAACGAAACACGATACCTTGTGCTTACCTATGGTGAGCCTTTAGAGGCACCTTTGATAAGTACGGCTACCCGCTTTCTGCGCGAAACGATTCAGTATTGGCGTATCTGGATCAAGCATTCTACCATCGCTACGTTTTATCAACCCTTCGTTATCCGATCGGCCCTGGCCCTTAAAATCCATCAGTTTGAGGATACGGGAGCTATTATAGCGGCCAGCACAACAAGCTTGCCCGAATCGCCAGGCAGCGGCCGTAACTGGGACTATCGCTATTGCTGGTTGAGAGATACTTATTACGTAATAACAGCACTAAACCATATAGGCCATTTTGAAGAAATGGAAAGGTACTTTGGATATGTTACCGATATTTCTTTTTCGGAAGATTTTAGGTATCAGCCCTTGTACAGTATTACAGGGCAAAAAAACATTGAAGAATTTGTACTCGATCACCTGGATGGCTATTTAGGCAATAAGCCTGTACGTGTTGGTAACCAAGCTTCTGAGCATATTCAGAATGATATTTATGGGCAGGTTTCGATATCTATACTACCCCTGTATACCGACCATCGTTTTGTTTATAGCGAACGAAAAGACTCCGCCCGGTGGATTGAGTATTTGCTTTTTAAGATAGAAAAAACAATAGATGAAAAGGACGCTGGCATTTGGGAGTTTCGCAATTTTGCCAACATCCATTGCTACAGTAATCTTTTTCAGTGGGCAGGCGCTTCGGCAGCCGAAAAAATGGCGAAGACGATAGGTAATCAGGCGCTGGAAGATAAAGCTATAGCACTGAAGGCGCGAGCGGCCGAACATATTGAGAGTTGTTATGACCCGGAGCGGAAGGTATATACCAACTCGGTAGGTAGTAAAAACCTTGATGCCAGTACCTTACAGCTTATTATGATGAACTATCTCGACCCCACGTCGCAAAAAGCCAAGGATCATCTTATTGCATTAGAAAGCGAACTAAAAGCAAGTAATGGTTTGTTTTACAGGTATTTATATGCAGATGATTTTGGTAAACCTAAAACTACTTTCCTTATCTGCGCTTTTTGGTATGTGGAAGCCCTTGCTGCTGTTGGCCGTATTGATGATGCGGTTCGCGAATTTGAGAACCTGCTGAAGTTTTCAAACCATTTACTTCTATTTAGTGAGGATGTAGACGAAAACGATGGCAGCCAATGGGGTAATTTTCCGCAGGCTTACAGCCATGTTGGCCTGATGAACGCTGCATACAGGATAGCCATGAAATTGGACAGACCGATATTCATGTAA